Proteins encoded in a region of the Pseudomonas sp. GOM7 genome:
- a CDS encoding bifunctional hydroxymethylpyrimidine kinase/phosphomethylpyrimidine kinase, which yields MKTPNFRPVVLCMSGHDPSGGAGLQADIEALLAQGCHAAPAVTALTVQDTVNVSDFRVLDRGWVLAQTRAVIADMPVAAVKLGMLGSVDMVDTVLEVMSQLPGVPLVCDPVLRAGGGGALGKDDVGYAMRERLFAVSTIATPNLPEARILAELPQGSADECAEKLLPFIEHLLITGGHGDEAEVHNRLYSRDGSRHTFTCARLPGSYHGSGCTLASTLAGRLALGEELVSAVNSALDYTWRTLRDAEQPGHGQYVPRRLPLDFGA from the coding sequence ATGAAAACGCCAAACTTTCGCCCCGTAGTGCTGTGCATGTCCGGTCACGACCCCAGCGGTGGTGCTGGCCTGCAGGCCGATATCGAAGCCCTGCTCGCCCAGGGCTGCCACGCTGCCCCGGCAGTGACCGCGCTGACCGTGCAGGACACGGTCAATGTCAGTGATTTTCGCGTACTCGACCGCGGCTGGGTACTGGCCCAGACCCGTGCCGTGATCGCCGACATGCCGGTGGCCGCCGTCAAGCTGGGCATGCTCGGCTCGGTGGACATGGTCGACACCGTGCTCGAAGTGATGAGCCAATTGCCAGGCGTGCCGCTGGTCTGCGACCCGGTACTGCGCGCCGGCGGCGGCGGCGCGCTGGGCAAGGACGACGTCGGCTATGCCATGCGCGAACGCCTGTTCGCCGTCTCCACCATCGCCACGCCGAACCTGCCGGAAGCGCGCATCCTCGCCGAACTGCCGCAAGGCAGCGCGGATGAATGCGCCGAAAAGCTGTTGCCCTTTATCGAGCACCTGCTGATCACTGGCGGCCACGGCGACGAAGCCGAGGTGCACAACCGCCTCTATAGCCGCGATGGCAGCCGTCATACCTTCACCTGCGCGCGCCTGCCCGGTAGCTACCATGGCTCCGGTTGCACCCTGGCCAGCACCCTGGCCGGTCGCCTGGCCCTGGGCGAAGAACTGGTCAGCGCCGTGAACAGTGCCCTGGATTACACTTGGCGCACCCTGCGCGATGCCGAGCAACCCGGCCACGGCCAGTACGTGCCACGCCGCCTGCCTTTGGATTTCGGTGCATGA
- the thiE gene encoding thiamine phosphate synthase, which yields MNLRGLYAITDTPLLAGGKLLPYAEAALSGGARLLQYRDKSADAVRRFDEAQALAELCQRHDATLIINDDLELAARLGVGLHLGQSDGSLAAARAHLGADVVLGGTCHAQLELAERAVVEGASYIAFGRFFNSHTKPGAPAATLELLDQARARFTQPIVAIGGVTLDTAPGLIAHGASLVAVIHALFAADSALEVEDRARAFAALFD from the coding sequence ATGAATCTTCGCGGCCTCTACGCCATTACCGATACGCCTTTGCTGGCCGGCGGCAAGCTGCTGCCCTACGCCGAAGCGGCGCTGAGCGGCGGCGCGCGTCTGCTGCAGTACCGCGACAAGTCCGCCGATGCCGTGCGCCGTTTCGATGAAGCCCAGGCCCTGGCCGAGCTGTGCCAGCGCCACGACGCCACGCTGATCATCAACGACGACCTGGAACTGGCCGCGCGCCTGGGCGTCGGCCTGCACCTGGGCCAGAGCGACGGCTCGCTGGCCGCCGCCCGCGCCCACCTCGGCGCAGATGTGGTGCTCGGCGGCACCTGCCATGCCCAGCTAGAGCTGGCCGAACGTGCCGTCGTCGAAGGCGCCAGCTATATCGCCTTCGGCCGCTTCTTCAATTCCCACACCAAGCCCGGCGCACCGGCTGCCACCCTGGAGCTGCTGGATCAGGCCCGCGCACGCTTTACCCAGCCCATCGTTGCCATCGGCGGCGTGACCCTGGACACCGCCCCTGGCCTGATCGCCCACGGCGCCAGCCTGGTCGCGGTGATCCACGCCCTGTTCGCTGCGGACTCCGCCCTTGAGGTGGAAGACCGCGCCCGCGCCTTCGCCGCGCTGTTCGATTGA
- the hemL gene encoding glutamate-1-semialdehyde 2,1-aminomutase has translation MSRSEILFANAQKHIPGGVNSPVRAFRSVGGTPLFFKHAEGAYVVDEDDKRYVDYVGSWGPMILGHSHPDVLDSVRRQLEHGLSYGAPTALETEMAELVCSLVPSMEMVRMVSSGTEATMSAIRLARGYTGRDSIIKFEGCYHGHSDSLLVKAGSGALTQGVPNSAGVPAAFAKHTLTLPFNDIDAVAECLTQVGKEVACIIVEPVAGNMNCVPPAPGFLEGLREQCDKHGVVLIFDEVMTGFRIALGGAQAHYGVTPDLTTFGKIIGGGMPVGCFGGKRMIMECIAPLGPVYQAGTLSGNPLAMAAGLTTLKLISRPGFHAELSDYTTRMLDGLQQRADAAGIPFVTTQAGAMFGLYFSGADDIVTFADVMASDSARFNRFFHLMLDGGVYLAPSAFEAGFTSITHGDKELEITFAAAERAFAELKKA, from the coding sequence ATGTCCCGTTCCGAAATCCTCTTCGCCAACGCCCAGAAGCACATCCCCGGCGGCGTCAACTCACCGGTGCGCGCCTTCCGCAGCGTCGGTGGCACGCCGCTGTTCTTCAAGCACGCCGAAGGCGCCTATGTGGTGGACGAAGACGACAAGCGCTACGTCGATTACGTCGGCTCCTGGGGCCCGATGATCCTCGGCCACAGCCACCCGGACGTGCTCGACTCGGTGCGCCGGCAACTGGAGCATGGCCTGTCCTACGGCGCGCCGACCGCGCTGGAAACCGAGATGGCCGAGCTGGTGTGCTCGCTGGTGCCGTCGATGGAGATGGTGCGCATGGTCAGCTCCGGCACCGAGGCGACCATGAGCGCCATCCGCCTGGCCCGTGGCTACACCGGCCGCGACAGCATCATCAAGTTCGAGGGCTGCTACCACGGTCACTCCGACAGCCTGCTGGTCAAGGCCGGCTCTGGCGCCCTGACCCAGGGCGTGCCGAACTCCGCTGGCGTGCCGGCGGCCTTCGCCAAGCACACCCTGACCCTGCCGTTCAACGACATCGACGCCGTGGCCGAATGCCTGACGCAGGTCGGTAAGGAAGTGGCGTGCATCATCGTCGAGCCGGTGGCCGGCAACATGAACTGCGTGCCGCCGGCGCCGGGCTTCCTCGAAGGCCTGCGCGAGCAGTGCGACAAGCATGGTGTGGTGCTGATCTTCGACGAAGTGATGACCGGCTTCCGCATCGCCCTCGGTGGTGCCCAGGCGCACTACGGCGTCACCCCGGATCTGACCACCTTCGGCAAGATCATCGGTGGCGGCATGCCGGTCGGCTGCTTCGGCGGCAAGCGCATGATCATGGAGTGCATCGCCCCGCTCGGCCCGGTGTACCAGGCCGGCACCCTGTCGGGTAACCCGCTGGCCATGGCCGCTGGCCTGACCACCCTCAAGCTGATCAGCCGTCCTGGCTTCCACGCCGAGCTGAGCGACTACACCACACGCATGCTCGATGGCCTGCAACAACGCGCCGATGCCGCCGGCATTCCCTTCGTCACCACCCAGGCCGGTGCCATGTTCGGCCTGTACTTTAGCGGCGCCGACGACATCGTCACCTTCGCCGACGTGATGGCCAGCGACAGCGCGCGCTTCAACCGCTTCTTCCACCTGATGCTGGACGGCGGCGTATACCTGGCACCGAGCGCCTTCGAGGCCGGTTTCACCTCCATCACCCATGGCGACAAGGAGTTGGAAATCACCTTCGCCGCTGCCGAGCGCGCCTTCGCCGAGCTGAAAAAAGCCTGA
- a CDS encoding DUF6962 family protein has protein sequence MQYSTAFSDALLALACATCAWLIARARRRHGEGDQPALFCALLGFLLPAAAASVGVIRYGFDPSWQAAHLWLSQASAFLGLPLLGAAALALGRGWAWSRPNWGRIVLGLCAFFELFRQFGHLEDYRLALHLATLALILYAGALQWPRRPPAITAAAVVGLLLLAGLAVGSEGVIGPLRRVDLFHLLLAAAYPLLAWLLLSLPGSARNPVR, from the coding sequence ATGCAGTACAGCACCGCCTTCAGCGATGCCTTGCTGGCCCTGGCTTGCGCCACCTGCGCCTGGCTGATTGCTCGGGCACGCAGGCGGCATGGCGAGGGCGATCAGCCGGCGCTGTTCTGCGCCCTGCTCGGTTTCCTGCTGCCGGCGGCAGCGGCCAGTGTCGGCGTGATTCGCTACGGCTTCGACCCGAGCTGGCAGGCCGCGCACCTGTGGCTCTCCCAGGCCAGCGCCTTTCTCGGCCTGCCGCTGCTCGGCGCCGCCGCCTTGGCACTGGGCCGTGGCTGGGCCTGGAGCCGGCCGAACTGGGGGCGCATCGTCCTCGGGCTGTGCGCCTTCTTCGAGCTGTTCCGCCAGTTCGGCCATCTGGAGGACTATCGCCTGGCGCTGCATCTGGCGACGCTGGCGCTGATCCTCTATGCCGGTGCGCTGCAGTGGCCACGCCGTCCCCCCGCGATTACTGCAGCCGCCGTGGTGGGCCTGTTGCTGCTGGCTGGCCTGGCGGTGGGCAGCGAGGGCGTGATCGGGCCACTGCGCCGTGTCGACCTGTTCCACCTGCTGCTTGCAGCGGCTTACCCCTTGCTGGCCTGGCTACTGCTGAGCCTGCCGGGGAGCGCCCGCAACCCGGTGCGGTAA
- a CDS encoding tetratricopeptide repeat protein → MTRTGRSLSMGCLLLFLPLFAFAGGNSLLIPATGSCALSGPAEDMPEALASCQEMARSGNVQAAFDLGEYYYDGKRTPRDLKQALSWFERASLQGHAEAQLRLGTMFFRGEGVPANNVQAYIVLKMASVNGSDEAMDTADLVSAQMRRDELEIATQVLGQIFRSYLLELQTAESRSPFAPLP, encoded by the coding sequence ATGACTCGCACCGGCCGCAGCCTGTCCATGGGCTGCCTGTTGCTTTTCCTCCCGCTGTTTGCGTTCGCAGGCGGCAACTCACTGCTGATCCCGGCGACCGGCAGTTGTGCCCTGAGCGGCCCAGCCGAAGACATGCCCGAAGCCCTTGCCAGTTGCCAGGAGATGGCGCGCAGCGGCAACGTTCAGGCCGCCTTTGATCTGGGCGAGTACTACTACGACGGCAAGCGCACCCCGCGCGACCTCAAGCAGGCGCTGAGCTGGTTCGAGCGCGCCTCGCTGCAGGGCCATGCCGAAGCGCAACTGCGCCTGGGCACCATGTTCTTCCGTGGCGAAGGCGTACCAGCCAACAACGTGCAGGCTTACATCGTGTTGAAGATGGCCTCGGTCAACGGCTCGGACGAAGCCATGGACACCGCCGACCTGGTGTCGGCGCAGATGCGTCGAGACGAACTGGAAATCGCCACCCAGGTGCTGGGGCAGATCTTCCGCAGCTACCTGCTGGAATTGCAGACCGCCGAAAGCCGCTCACCTTTCGCGCCCTTGCCCTGA
- a CDS encoding DUF1820 family protein: MSKRDPIYKVIFLNQSQVYEMYAKQIYQSDLWGFLEVEEFVFGERSQLVVDPSEEKLKAQFEGVVRSFVPMHAIIRIDEVERLGTAKISEAKGGGNVMPFPMPMPDK; encoded by the coding sequence ATGAGCAAGCGTGATCCCATCTACAAGGTGATTTTCCTCAACCAGAGCCAGGTGTACGAGATGTATGCCAAGCAGATCTACCAGAGCGATCTTTGGGGCTTTCTGGAGGTGGAGGAGTTCGTCTTCGGTGAGCGCAGCCAACTGGTGGTCGACCCCAGCGAGGAGAAGCTCAAGGCGCAGTTCGAGGGCGTGGTGCGCAGCTTCGTGCCGATGCACGCGATCATCCGTATCGACGAGGTGGAGCGCCTGGGCACGGCGAAGATCAGCGAGGCCAAGGGCGGCGGCAACGTGATGCCGTTCCCCATGCCGATGCCGGACAAGTAA